A portion of the Microbacterium hominis genome contains these proteins:
- a CDS encoding sensor histidine kinase, protein MIRRIVVIDAVTVVTATALCLGALAVGSPDAVAVASGASAILTGVLVMVARPRSVVGLLLVAAGGVWFASDLAALPGPAGAVAAQAVYLHRAFLVHATFTPPTARAGSTLRRVGIVATYAICAVPALWSTAAGATAWAGAYAALAVWAAVRAPVRLRRSRTVAAVAAIVLGLAVGGAGVARAVDPGPPTAAASLLVYEVGFVIAAVLLGIGAVVRPRIEPDRVLAMADAEGSLRDALAWAVDDPQLRLSTAEVSAMAGGETSAVGRVRRRVHLDDRSVVEIDLDETVSMDAAAMVTLETAVRINARAAMLRARLADQAELLAQSRRRLLRASDQEESRVESLVADGAGARLRAVADLLRVSADRAGAELTPTIDELRASVRAMEDLLARVRTGIYPRVLDEQGLTAAVDAAARACPVPVSTEIRVDALAPDLERAVYYVVSEALANVAKHSGAAAALVQIVGGDDLVVAVHDDGIGGAPLDARLGGLRDRVAAWGGLLTLSGSPGGGTTVRAEFPLTRGRRVQEEPPTAMRGSAR, encoded by the coding sequence ATGATCCGTCGGATCGTGGTGATCGATGCGGTCACGGTCGTGACCGCGACGGCGCTGTGCCTGGGCGCGCTCGCCGTCGGCAGCCCCGACGCGGTCGCCGTGGCCAGCGGTGCGTCCGCGATCCTCACGGGCGTCCTGGTGATGGTCGCGCGCCCGCGCTCCGTCGTCGGCCTCCTGCTCGTCGCGGCCGGTGGCGTCTGGTTCGCGAGCGATCTCGCCGCCCTCCCCGGTCCCGCTGGCGCCGTCGCCGCGCAGGCTGTCTACCTGCACCGCGCGTTCCTCGTGCACGCGACCTTCACACCTCCCACGGCGCGGGCCGGATCGACGCTCCGACGGGTGGGCATCGTCGCGACGTATGCGATCTGCGCAGTGCCTGCGCTGTGGAGCACCGCGGCGGGGGCGACCGCCTGGGCGGGGGCCTACGCCGCGCTGGCCGTCTGGGCCGCCGTGCGTGCACCGGTGCGGCTCCGGCGTTCGCGAACCGTGGCCGCGGTCGCGGCCATCGTCCTCGGACTGGCGGTGGGCGGGGCCGGGGTGGCCCGGGCTGTCGACCCGGGACCGCCGACGGCCGCCGCCTCGCTCCTGGTCTACGAAGTCGGATTCGTCATCGCCGCCGTGCTCCTCGGAATCGGAGCGGTGGTGCGGCCCCGTATCGAGCCCGACAGGGTGCTCGCCATGGCGGACGCGGAAGGCTCGCTCCGGGACGCCCTCGCCTGGGCGGTGGACGACCCGCAGCTGCGGCTGAGCACCGCCGAAGTTTCGGCGATGGCCGGGGGTGAGACATCCGCCGTCGGGAGGGTGCGTCGGCGGGTGCATCTCGATGACCGGTCCGTCGTCGAGATCGATCTCGACGAGACCGTGTCGATGGATGCCGCGGCCATGGTCACGCTGGAGACCGCGGTGCGCATCAACGCGCGGGCCGCCATGCTGCGTGCCCGGCTGGCAGACCAGGCCGAGCTGCTCGCGCAGTCGCGACGGCGACTCCTGCGGGCGTCCGATCAGGAGGAGAGCCGCGTGGAATCACTCGTCGCGGACGGCGCGGGTGCCCGACTGCGTGCGGTCGCGGATCTGCTGCGCGTGTCGGCGGATCGCGCCGGGGCGGAACTGACGCCGACGATCGACGAGCTGCGCGCGTCGGTGCGGGCCATGGAGGACCTCCTCGCGCGGGTGCGCACCGGCATCTACCCGCGAGTGCTCGACGAGCAGGGGCTCACTGCCGCCGTCGATGCGGCGGCCCGGGCCTGTCCGGTTCCGGTGTCGACGGAGATCCGTGTCGACGCACTGGCGCCGGACCTCGAGCGCGCCGTCTACTACGTCGTGTCCGAGGCGCTGGCCAATGTCGCCAAGCACTCCGGCGCTGCGGCGGCGCTGGTGCAGATCGTGGGCGGCGACGACCTCGTCGTCGCGGTCCACGATGACGGCATCGGAGGCGCGCCTCTCGACGCACGTCTGGGCGGTCTGCGCGATCGCGTCGCCGCATGGGGTGGTCTGCTGACCCTCTCCGGTTCTCCTGGCGGGGGGACGACCGTACGAGCCGAGTTCCCGCTGACCCGCGGTCGCCGCGTGCAGGAGGAGCCTCCGACCGCAATGCGGGGGAGCGCCCGGTGA
- a CDS encoding histidine kinase dimerization/phosphoacceptor domain-containing protein translates to MKGAALWALLGGCIAIDLVAISVLVTPAQTLTPLMRAPWAGSAALVAGLMAAAVSIVLASTRARGGRTAALALASAAWLAPTLGAGAPVVLSALAGSVAVMLPAALAHLCAPAPPPAGPIVPRLVLSGYVVAAAAGVLRLTMYQPFDDPGCWADCRRSPFALLSWVPAVDVAWALSAGVCAALALSLTIQASSARSSPAWRLTATTATRAVVVIGLAVVAVAAPGSHADPADGSVAAGLLITAAGSIALAGLYLVRSVAGAGRARRLRAIVAGADGGSWERVLGEAVGDPTLRVAYRVADGWVDESGAPRDPDVRAVRVVSGGREVAAITHRRDLDLLVDEIGPALRLAIGNEALRIELDGRIRELRVSRARVVAAADARRRALERDLHDGAQQELIGLAWRLRAAADAAGRQGSPVAAELEQAVGEARAALEDLREVAHGIYPVVLANDGLVSALRSHALTAPVAVSVRGEPPRAAAAEEAALYLFAVEAIASAAAGGAPDIEVILEGSAVAISVTVRAPGFPRLPVGGGVVDRIGAVGGAIAPEGTSARVPTRSETPA, encoded by the coding sequence GTGAAGGGGGCCGCGCTCTGGGCGCTGCTGGGCGGGTGCATCGCGATCGACCTCGTCGCGATCTCGGTGCTGGTCACCCCCGCGCAGACGCTGACTCCGCTCATGCGCGCGCCATGGGCGGGGTCCGCGGCGCTCGTGGCCGGACTCATGGCCGCCGCGGTGTCGATCGTCCTCGCCTCCACGCGAGCGCGGGGTGGGCGGACCGCAGCTCTGGCACTCGCCTCCGCAGCGTGGCTGGCGCCCACCCTGGGGGCCGGAGCGCCGGTCGTGCTGAGCGCACTGGCCGGATCTGTCGCGGTGATGCTGCCGGCGGCATTGGCTCATCTGTGCGCCCCTGCGCCGCCGCCCGCGGGTCCGATCGTGCCGCGTCTGGTGCTGTCGGGCTATGTCGTCGCCGCGGCCGCCGGGGTGCTGCGTCTCACCATGTATCAGCCGTTCGACGACCCCGGCTGCTGGGCGGATTGTCGCCGAAGTCCGTTCGCGTTGCTCTCGTGGGTGCCGGCAGTCGATGTCGCGTGGGCACTGTCGGCCGGGGTCTGCGCCGCCCTCGCCCTCTCCCTCACGATTCAGGCGTCGAGCGCGAGGTCGTCTCCGGCTTGGCGGCTCACCGCGACGACGGCGACCCGTGCCGTCGTCGTCATCGGCCTCGCCGTTGTCGCCGTCGCCGCGCCCGGATCGCACGCCGACCCCGCCGACGGGTCGGTTGCCGCCGGCCTGCTGATCACCGCGGCGGGGTCCATCGCGCTGGCCGGCCTGTACCTGGTGCGCAGCGTGGCCGGCGCCGGTCGTGCACGACGGCTGCGTGCGATCGTCGCCGGCGCTGACGGCGGGTCGTGGGAGAGGGTTCTCGGCGAGGCCGTCGGAGATCCGACCCTGCGGGTCGCGTACCGGGTCGCAGACGGCTGGGTGGACGAGTCGGGGGCGCCCCGGGATCCCGACGTGCGGGCCGTGCGCGTGGTGTCCGGTGGGCGCGAAGTCGCCGCCATCACCCATCGCCGCGATCTCGACCTGCTCGTGGACGAGATCGGGCCTGCGCTGCGTCTCGCGATCGGGAATGAAGCCCTGCGGATCGAGCTGGACGGGAGGATCCGGGAGCTGCGCGTGTCGCGCGCCCGTGTCGTGGCGGCTGCGGACGCGCGCCGCCGGGCACTGGAGCGGGATCTCCACGACGGCGCGCAGCAGGAGCTGATCGGTCTCGCGTGGCGCCTGCGCGCGGCAGCGGATGCGGCTGGGCGGCAAGGATCGCCGGTCGCGGCCGAACTCGAGCAGGCAGTCGGGGAGGCCCGCGCCGCGCTGGAGGATCTGCGGGAGGTGGCTCACGGGATATACCCGGTCGTGCTCGCCAACGACGGTCTCGTGTCCGCCCTGCGAAGCCATGCGCTCACAGCCCCGGTCGCGGTCTCGGTGCGTGGCGAACCCCCGCGGGCGGCGGCGGCCGAGGAAGCCGCACTGTACCTCTTCGCCGTCGAAGCGATCGCATCGGCGGCGGCCGGCGGCGCCCCCGATATCGAAGTGATTCTCGAAGGATCGGCTGTCGCGATCTCGGTCACCGTGCGTGCACCGGGGTTCCCTCGGCTGCCGGTCGGTGGAGGCGTCGTCGACCGCATCGGGGCGGTCGGCGGTGCCATCGCGCCCGAGGGCACGTCAGCGCGCGTGCCCACCCGCTCCGAGACGCCCGCGTAG
- a CDS encoding response regulator transcription factor — translation MRVVVADDSLLMRRGIVETVRGGGHDVVGEAGDVAQLMGMVSDAMPDAAIIDIRMPPTHTTEGLDAAQRIRAELPATAVLVLSQYVESAYAERLIEESPNGIGYLIKDRILDAHVLLDALDRVHHGQCVVDPTIVAQLLARIRRDDPLARLSAREREVLSYLAEGLTNRAIASAMFVTERTIETHVRNVFDKLGLVEGPDQHRRVLAVLTFLRG, via the coding sequence ATGCGCGTGGTGGTCGCGGACGATTCCCTGCTGATGCGACGCGGCATCGTGGAGACGGTGCGCGGAGGCGGGCACGACGTCGTCGGTGAGGCGGGCGATGTCGCGCAGCTGATGGGGATGGTGTCGGACGCGATGCCGGATGCTGCGATCATCGACATCCGCATGCCGCCGACGCACACGACTGAAGGGCTGGACGCCGCCCAGCGGATACGCGCCGAGCTTCCCGCGACGGCCGTGCTCGTGCTGTCGCAGTACGTGGAGTCGGCCTACGCGGAGCGCCTCATCGAGGAGAGCCCCAACGGGATCGGCTACCTGATCAAGGATCGGATCCTCGACGCGCACGTCCTGCTCGACGCCCTCGATCGCGTCCACCACGGGCAATGCGTCGTCGATCCCACCATCGTCGCCCAGCTGCTGGCTCGGATCCGACGCGACGACCCGCTCGCGCGGCTGAGCGCACGCGAGCGGGAGGTCCTGTCCTATCTGGCTGAGGGACTCACCAACCGAGCCATCGCGTCGGCGATGTTCGTCACGGAGCGGACGATCGAGACCCACGTGCGGAATGTATTCGACAAGCTGGGACTCGTCGAAGGTCCCGACCAGCACCGCCGCGTCCTCGCGGTGCTCACGTTCCTCCGGGGATGA